The following are from one region of the Prionailurus bengalensis isolate Pbe53 chromosome A2, Fcat_Pben_1.1_paternal_pri, whole genome shotgun sequence genome:
- the ARPC4 gene encoding actin-related protein 2/3 complex subunit 4, translating into MTATLRPYLSAVRATLQAALCLENFSSQVVERHNKPEVEVRSSKELLLQPVTISRNEKEKVLIEGSINSVRVSIAVKQADEIEKILCHKFMRFMMMRAENFFILRRKPVEGYDISFLITNFHTEQMYKHKLVDFVIHFMEEIDKEISEMKLSVNARARIVAEEFLKNF; encoded by the exons ACTGCCACTCTCCGCCCCTACCTGAGTGCCGTGCGGGCCACGCTGCAGGCTGCCCTCTGCCTGGAGAATTTCTCCTCCCAGGTTGTGGAACGACACAACAAGCCCGAGGTGGAAGTCAG GAGTAGCAAAGAGCTCCTATTGCAACCTGTGACCATCAGcaggaatgagaaggaaaaggttCTGATTGAGGGCTCCATCAACTCTGTCCGGGTCAGCATTGCTGTGAAACAG GCTGATGAGATCGAGAAGATTTTATGCCATAAGTTCATGCGCTTCATGATGATGCGAGCAGAGAACTTCTTTATCCTTCGAAGGAAGCCAGTGGAG GGATATGACATCAGTTTTCTGATCACCAACTTCCACACAGAGCAGATGTACAAACACAAGTTGGTGGACTTTGTGATCCACTTCATGGAAGAGATCGACAAGGAAATCAGTGAGATGAAGCTGTCGGTCAATGCTCGTGCACGCATCGTGGCTGAGGAGTTCCTCAAGAAT